In Zingiber officinale cultivar Zhangliang chromosome 3B, Zo_v1.1, whole genome shotgun sequence, a single window of DNA contains:
- the LOC121967117 gene encoding uncharacterized protein LOC121967117 isoform X1, with product MAAESGGGGSQSLDSGPDLKNASSKAKGGGCKADRMEVDKEGAFFLGQPTFFDFGGGRLRCLETGHELRANEKDAYSRTKACRLGLIDAAVAKKRPPLGAFQLHPTSRSLLVCKLTGDTVNKTEEHIWKHVTGKKFLHKLEQKEMEKHASAEGEKDAKQQKKQQNMNISCKQGRQTDEKNNKSLNKHTKAESMVIEEPNLSAPHIGSHLGFDDGKDCWDLLANSNDEGDGVSELDGPFKNDDPDATELSIRYLSLLILKIWLWYFFSLPVEHIPLQDQTNVNSCWAKQLCFEEKEN from the exons ATGGCGGCGGAGTCCGGAGGAGGAGGATCACAGTCCTTAGACTCAGGCCCTGACTTGAAGAACGCTTCGTCGAAGGCGAAGGGCGGCGGCTGCAAGGCGGATAGGATGGAGGTGGATAAGGAGGGCGCCTTCTTCCTTGGCCAACCGACCTTCTTCGACTTTGGAGGAGGGAGGCTCCGTTGCCTGGAGACTGGGCACGAGCTTCGCGCCAACGAAAAGGACGCCTATAGCCGCACCAAGGCTTGCCGGCTCGGACTCATTGACGCAGCGGTGGCCAAGAAGAGGCCGCCTCTCGGCGCTTTTCAACTCCACCCGACTTCGAG GTCACTGTTGGTGTGCAAGCTGACCGGAGATACAGTGAACAAGACCGAGGAACACATCTGGAAACACGTCACTGGAAAGAAATTCCTCCACAAGTTAG AACAAAAAGAAATGGAGAAGCATGCTTCTGCAGAAGGGGAGAAAGATGCAAAACAAcagaaaaaacaacaaaatatgaacatttcttgCAAACAAGGGCGACAGACAGATGAGAAGAATAATAAATCACTtaacaaacacacaaaggcagAGAGTATGGTTATAGAGGAGCCTAATTTGTCGGCCCCTCATATTGGAAGTCATTTGGGTTTTGACGATGGAAAAGATTGCTGGGATTTGCTTGCAAATTCAAATGATGAAGGAGATGGTGTTAGTGAACTAG ATGGGCCATTCAAAAATGATGATCCAGATGCTACTGAGCTATCCATACGGTATTTGTCTCTTCTGATCCTTAAAATTTGGTTATggtattttttttccttgcctGTGGAACACATTCCTTTGCAGGACCAAACGAATGTCAATAGCTGTTGGGCCAAGCAGCTTTGCTTCGAggaaaaagaaaattaa
- the LOC121967119 gene encoding mitochondrial inner membrane protease ATP23-like isoform X2, translating to MQKTTTKKTPRPSSGLMAEAAPDTGSGAAAGAPIPDAGTGVETTIRGSGMPFRECVDRINKSLDHPKVRFLREHMLKAGCPVWVQLLMPLNCNSEGLSYAGGYARGKGISVCCNHMTFQDEINQVLIHELIHAYDDCRAKNITWSNCAHHACSEIRANHLSGDCHYKRELLRGYTKLRGHEQCKERMC from the exons ATgcaaaaaacaacaacaaaaaaaacccCTCGCCCGTCGTCTGGCTTAATGGCGGAGGCGGCTCCCGATACAGGGTCCGGAGCGGCCGCCGGCGCGCCCATCCCGGACGCCGGGACGGGCGTCGAGACGACGATACGCGGCAGTGGCATGCCCTTCAGGGAATGCGTCGACCGGATCAACAAAAGCCTCGACC ATCCCAAAGTGAGGTTCTTGAGGGAGCACATGCTGAAGGCTGGTTGCCCCGTCTGGGTGCAGCTCCTCATGCCATTGAATTGCAATAGCGAAGGTTTGTCCTACGCTGGCGGCTACGCTCGTGGCAAAGGG ATAAGTGTTTGTTGCAATCACATGACTTTCCAAGATGAAATAAATCAAGTACTTATTCATGAATTGATCCACGCTTATGATGATTGCCGTGCAAAAAACATCACCTGGTCAAATTGTGCTCATCATGCTTGCTCCGAG ATTCGTGCAAATCATTTGAGTGGTGATTGCCACTACAAACGTGAATTGCTACGTGGATACACTAAACTACGGGGGCACGAACAA TGCAAGGAAAGGATGTGTTGA
- the LOC121967119 gene encoding mitochondrial inner membrane protease ATP23-like isoform X1, which produces MQKTTTKKTPRPSSGLMAEAAPDTGSGAAAGAPIPDAGTGVETTIRGSGMPFRECVDRINKSLDHPKVRFLREHMLKAGCPVWVQLLMPLNCNSEGLSYAGGYARGKGISVCCNHMTFQDEINQVLIHELIHAYDDCRAKNITWSNCAHHACSEIRANHLSGDCHYKRELLRGYTKLRGHEQECVKRRALKSLQLNPNCSGAAAKDAIEAVWDICYNDTYPFERAP; this is translated from the exons ATgcaaaaaacaacaacaaaaaaaacccCTCGCCCGTCGTCTGGCTTAATGGCGGAGGCGGCTCCCGATACAGGGTCCGGAGCGGCCGCCGGCGCGCCCATCCCGGACGCCGGGACGGGCGTCGAGACGACGATACGCGGCAGTGGCATGCCCTTCAGGGAATGCGTCGACCGGATCAACAAAAGCCTCGACC ATCCCAAAGTGAGGTTCTTGAGGGAGCACATGCTGAAGGCTGGTTGCCCCGTCTGGGTGCAGCTCCTCATGCCATTGAATTGCAATAGCGAAGGTTTGTCCTACGCTGGCGGCTACGCTCGTGGCAAAGGG ATAAGTGTTTGTTGCAATCACATGACTTTCCAAGATGAAATAAATCAAGTACTTATTCATGAATTGATCCACGCTTATGATGATTGCCGTGCAAAAAACATCACCTGGTCAAATTGTGCTCATCATGCTTGCTCCGAG ATTCGTGCAAATCATTTGAGTGGTGATTGCCACTACAAACGTGAATTGCTACGTGGATACACTAAACTACGGGGGCACGAACAA GAATGCGTTAAGAGGCGGGCGTTAAAGTCACTTCAACTTAATCCAAATTGCTCAGGAGCAGCTGCTAAGGATGCCATCGAGGCTGTTTGGGATATATGCTACAATGATACATACCCTTTTGAGAGAGCTCCATAG
- the LOC121967117 gene encoding uncharacterized protein LOC121967117 isoform X2 — protein MAAESGGGGSQSLDSGPDLKNASSKAKGGGCKADRMEVDKEGAFFLGQPTFFDFGGGRLRCLETGHELRANEKDAYSRTKACRLGLIDAAVAKKRPPLGAFQLHPTSRSLLVCKLTGDTVNKTEEHIWKHVTGKKFLHKLEQKEMEKHASAEGEKDAKQQKKQQNMNISCKQGRQTDEKNNKSLNKHTKAESMVIEEPNLSAPHIGSHLGFDDGKDCWDLLANSNDEGDGVSELDGPFKNDDPDATELSIRTKRMSIAVGPSSFASRKKKIKKGS, from the exons ATGGCGGCGGAGTCCGGAGGAGGAGGATCACAGTCCTTAGACTCAGGCCCTGACTTGAAGAACGCTTCGTCGAAGGCGAAGGGCGGCGGCTGCAAGGCGGATAGGATGGAGGTGGATAAGGAGGGCGCCTTCTTCCTTGGCCAACCGACCTTCTTCGACTTTGGAGGAGGGAGGCTCCGTTGCCTGGAGACTGGGCACGAGCTTCGCGCCAACGAAAAGGACGCCTATAGCCGCACCAAGGCTTGCCGGCTCGGACTCATTGACGCAGCGGTGGCCAAGAAGAGGCCGCCTCTCGGCGCTTTTCAACTCCACCCGACTTCGAG GTCACTGTTGGTGTGCAAGCTGACCGGAGATACAGTGAACAAGACCGAGGAACACATCTGGAAACACGTCACTGGAAAGAAATTCCTCCACAAGTTAG AACAAAAAGAAATGGAGAAGCATGCTTCTGCAGAAGGGGAGAAAGATGCAAAACAAcagaaaaaacaacaaaatatgaacatttcttgCAAACAAGGGCGACAGACAGATGAGAAGAATAATAAATCACTtaacaaacacacaaaggcagAGAGTATGGTTATAGAGGAGCCTAATTTGTCGGCCCCTCATATTGGAAGTCATTTGGGTTTTGACGATGGAAAAGATTGCTGGGATTTGCTTGCAAATTCAAATGATGAAGGAGATGGTGTTAGTGAACTAG ATGGGCCATTCAAAAATGATGATCCAGATGCTACTGAGCTATCCATACG GACCAAACGAATGTCAATAGCTGTTGGGCCAAGCAGCTTTGCTTCGAggaaaaagaaaattaagaaagGCAGCTAA